A single region of the Hyphomonas adhaerens MHS-3 genome encodes:
- a CDS encoding S10 family peptidase — protein sequence MRGWLIALGLAVSMGPAFAEAPAGPETSGAETSKADIPEAKVFTSDHSFKLRGQTIKYKTVAGETYLRDEQDEPIASIFSVAYVQDGLKDPATRPVTFVFNGGPGSASLWLHMGAFGPKQVVTPSDARGVGAPPYTIRDNQNSLLDVSDLVFIDPVGTGYSRPLGDTKGKEFYGVNEDAESIAEFIRVWLTENGRWNSPKFLAGESYGTTRAAALTEKLQGGWNGIGLNGVILISAILDFQNARFAPGNDSAHIAFFPTEAAIAWFHGKANKARWNNDFEAFVADARNYATDTLAPALIRGSTLTPEQQSAIANDMSDYLGVSAKWIDLANLRVDPTRYRKELLRNEGYTIGRFDGRYKGIDSEGTSDTPENDPSGYGMDTAYVAAINDYLTRELDVDFTRPYKVLTGEPGSQWNWDMNEQGWPAYVNVTPWLGKGMRENPDLKVLLAAGWYDLATPFFGAEMALHKNGVVLDRVQFDYYDAGHMMYLKESDGTKLSNDIRGFIEAGY from the coding sequence ATGCGTGGATGGTTGATTGCCCTTGGTCTGGCCGTGTCCATGGGACCAGCTTTTGCCGAGGCCCCCGCGGGGCCGGAAACATCCGGAGCTGAAACCAGCAAGGCCGACATACCGGAAGCGAAAGTCTTCACGTCTGACCACAGCTTCAAACTCCGTGGCCAGACCATCAAATACAAAACGGTCGCCGGAGAGACTTATCTGCGGGATGAACAAGACGAGCCGATCGCTTCAATCTTTTCTGTCGCTTATGTCCAGGATGGTCTCAAAGATCCTGCCACGCGCCCCGTCACATTTGTTTTCAATGGCGGTCCCGGCTCTGCATCCCTCTGGCTTCACATGGGTGCGTTCGGACCGAAACAGGTCGTCACACCTTCGGACGCGCGCGGCGTTGGCGCCCCACCCTATACGATCCGCGACAATCAGAATTCGCTCCTTGATGTGAGCGATCTTGTCTTCATCGATCCGGTAGGCACAGGCTATTCCCGCCCGCTGGGCGACACCAAAGGCAAGGAATTCTACGGCGTCAACGAAGACGCAGAGAGCATCGCCGAATTTATCCGTGTCTGGCTGACCGAAAACGGCCGCTGGAACAGCCCGAAATTCCTGGCCGGAGAAAGCTACGGAACAACCCGCGCAGCGGCGCTCACCGAAAAGCTGCAAGGCGGCTGGAACGGCATCGGCCTGAATGGCGTGATCCTGATCTCCGCCATTCTCGACTTCCAGAATGCCCGCTTCGCCCCAGGCAATGACTCCGCCCATATAGCCTTCTTCCCGACCGAAGCGGCAATTGCCTGGTTTCACGGCAAGGCCAACAAGGCTAGGTGGAACAATGATTTCGAGGCCTTCGTGGCCGATGCCCGAAACTATGCAACCGACACGCTGGCACCTGCTCTGATACGCGGTTCCACGCTTACACCGGAACAGCAAAGCGCGATCGCCAACGATATGAGCGACTATCTGGGCGTCTCGGCGAAATGGATTGATCTGGCAAATCTGCGTGTCGATCCAACGCGGTACCGCAAGGAACTGTTGCGGAACGAAGGCTACACAATTGGCCGGTTCGACGGTCGCTATAAAGGCATCGATAGCGAAGGCACCTCAGACACGCCGGAGAACGATCCTTCCGGATACGGAATGGATACGGCCTATGTTGCCGCGATCAATGACTATCTGACCCGTGAACTGGATGTGGACTTCACACGTCCCTACAAAGTCCTGACCGGGGAGCCGGGCTCGCAGTGGAACTGGGACATGAATGAGCAGGGCTGGCCAGCCTATGTGAACGTCACCCCCTGGCTTGGCAAAGGGATGCGTGAAAATCCTGACTTGAAAGTGCTACTCGCCGCAGGCTGGTATGATCTCGCGACCCCGTTTTTCGGAGCGGAGATGGCTCTGCACAAGAATGGCGTCGTGCTCGACCGAGTCCAGTTCGATTACTACGACGCAGGCCACATGATGTATCTGAAGGAATCGGACGGCACGAAACTGTCGAACGATATACGCGGCTTCATCGAAGCCGGATACTAA
- a CDS encoding NfeD family protein has translation MLEELFTHLTVWHWLALGLILFGIEMMTGTFDLLMISIAAWITAVFAWLAPDSLATWQGQVLFFGAAAVALFVFGRTILSGMRKSTPEHPTLNKRMESLIGQRGVAASDFTNAGQGRVKIGDTVWGAEVVDGSEIIHNGDVVVVEGARMNTALVRKSA, from the coding sequence ATGTTGGAAGAGCTCTTTACCCACCTCACCGTCTGGCATTGGCTGGCACTTGGCTTGATTCTGTTCGGGATCGAGATGATGACCGGCACCTTCGACCTGCTGATGATCTCCATCGCGGCGTGGATTACGGCCGTATTCGCCTGGCTTGCCCCCGACAGCCTCGCAACATGGCAAGGGCAGGTCCTGTTCTTTGGCGCTGCCGCTGTTGCCCTGTTCGTTTTCGGCCGGACGATCCTGTCCGGCATGCGCAAGTCAACGCCCGAGCATCCAACACTTAACAAGCGGATGGAGAGCCTGATCGGTCAGCGCGGAGTCGCGGCGTCTGACTTCACGAACGCCGGGCAGGGCCGTGTGAAGATTGGCGACACGGTTTGGGGCGCTGAAGTCGTCGATGGTTCAGAGATCATCCACAATGGCGATGTCGTTGTGGTCGAGGGCGCGCGTATGAACACGGCCCTCGTCCGGAAAAGCGCGTAA
- a CDS encoding bactofilin family protein encodes MFTKSNKHNDTPPAPEPAKVQPSVDAIRGAASKPAARAASIICADMKINGSVTSEGALQIDGTVDGDVAATDITIGASGHITGEVKAEVVKVKGRIKGSIRARKVELETGAHVKGDIVHSSLQIQSNAVFEGQVKHSEDPLKDAAPRAAASDARPSSASPSSATPNATSGFGISPTAS; translated from the coding sequence ATGTTCACCAAGAGTAACAAACACAACGATACGCCGCCGGCACCTGAGCCGGCAAAGGTCCAACCTTCCGTCGATGCCATCCGTGGCGCCGCTTCGAAGCCGGCCGCCCGCGCAGCATCAATCATCTGCGCAGACATGAAGATCAACGGTTCGGTGACCTCTGAGGGTGCGTTGCAGATCGACGGCACCGTCGATGGCGACGTGGCCGCAACCGACATCACAATCGGCGCTTCCGGCCACATCACCGGCGAAGTGAAAGCCGAGGTCGTGAAAGTCAAAGGCCGCATCAAAGGCTCCATCCGCGCCCGCAAGGTCGAGCTGGAGACCGGCGCTCATGTGAAGGGTGACATCGTGCACTCTTCGCTGCAGATCCAGTCCAATGCCGTGTTCGAAGGCCAGGTGAAGCACTCAGAGGATCCACTGAAAGACGCCGCACCGCGCGCCGCCGCCAGCGATGCTCGTCCTTCGTCCGCTTCACCGTCGAGCGCCACGCCGAACGCCACCAGCGGCTTCGGGATCTCACCGACGGCTTCCTGA
- a CDS encoding peroxiredoxin, translating to MSIKVGDKLPDATFMEMTEDGPAPCTTADVFGGKTVALFAVPGAFTPTCSAKHLPGFVEKLDDLKGKGVDDVVCTSVNDVFVMGAWGKSADADGKVRMLADGNGTFAKALGLEMDGSGFGMGQRSQRYSMIVKDGVVSELNVEQGGEFKVSSADYMLGQL from the coding sequence ATGAGCATCAAGGTCGGCGATAAGCTTCCGGACGCAACTTTCATGGAAATGACCGAAGACGGTCCCGCGCCGTGCACAACGGCAGACGTATTTGGCGGCAAGACCGTCGCCCTCTTTGCTGTTCCCGGGGCATTCACGCCGACTTGTTCCGCAAAGCACCTTCCGGGCTTTGTCGAGAAACTGGATGACCTCAAAGGCAAAGGTGTCGATGACGTCGTTTGTACGTCCGTGAATGATGTGTTCGTCATGGGCGCCTGGGGCAAAAGCGCTGATGCGGATGGCAAGGTGCGCATGCTGGCGGATGGCAATGGCACGTTCGCAAAAGCTCTTGGCCTTGAGATGGATGGATCTGGTTTCGGAATGGGCCAGCGCTCGCAGCGTTACTCCATGATCGTCAAGGATGGCGTGGTTTCCGAGCTAAACGTCGAGCAGGGCGGCGAATTCAAGGTTTCCAGCGCTGACTACATGCTCGGACAACTTTGA
- a CDS encoding SPFH domain-containing protein produces the protein MDPYFLVIVLVLAVAIIGLVSAFKFVPQGYNFTVERFGRYTRTLTPGLSVITPFIDRVGRKMNMMETVLDVPQQEVITKDNAMVSCDAIVFIQVIDPVSAAYEVNNLHHAIQNLSLTNIRTVVGSMDLDQVLSNRDDINARLLSVIDAATNPWGVKVTRIEIADLSPPADITEAMARQMKAERLKRAEILTAEGDKQSAILKAEGQKQAQILEAEGRREAAFRDAEAREREAEAEAKATAMVSEAIARGDVNAINYFLGQAYVEAFSKLATSNQQKTVIIPAEFSSIIGTIEGIKGLTGAAKDVQVQSGSVPPTRT, from the coding sequence ATGGATCCGTATTTTCTGGTGATCGTGCTGGTATTGGCGGTGGCGATCATCGGCCTCGTATCGGCATTCAAATTCGTGCCTCAAGGTTACAATTTCACGGTCGAGCGGTTCGGCCGTTACACGAGGACCCTGACGCCCGGCTTGTCCGTCATCACGCCGTTTATCGACCGGGTCGGCCGGAAAATGAACATGATGGAGACGGTCCTTGATGTTCCTCAGCAGGAGGTCATCACGAAGGACAATGCGATGGTGTCCTGCGATGCCATCGTCTTCATTCAGGTGATCGACCCGGTCTCGGCCGCCTATGAAGTCAACAATCTTCATCACGCGATCCAGAACCTCTCCCTGACCAATATCCGTACGGTGGTCGGGTCCATGGACCTGGACCAGGTTCTGTCGAACCGCGACGACATCAATGCGCGCCTGCTAAGCGTGATTGATGCAGCAACGAACCCATGGGGTGTGAAGGTCACGCGGATCGAGATCGCCGATCTCAGCCCGCCGGCAGACATTACCGAGGCCATGGCCCGCCAGATGAAGGCAGAACGCCTGAAGCGCGCCGAAATCCTGACGGCGGAAGGCGACAAACAGTCGGCCATTCTGAAAGCCGAAGGTCAGAAGCAGGCCCAGATCCTCGAAGCCGAGGGCCGCCGCGAAGCCGCCTTCCGCGATGCCGAAGCCCGCGAACGTGAAGCGGAAGCGGAAGCCAAGGCGACGGCCATGGTGTCGGAAGCGATCGCGCGCGGCGACGTGAATGCGATCAACTACTTCCTCGGCCAGGCCTATGTGGAAGCCTTCAGCAAACTGGCGACATCCAACCAGCAGAAGACGGTCATCATTCCGGCGGAGTTCTCCAGCATCATTGGCACCATTGAAGGCATCAAGGGCCTGACCGGTGCCGCGAAGGATGTTCAGGTACAATCAGGTTCTGTTCCGCCAACGCGGACATAG